One genomic segment of Peribacillus sp. FSL H8-0477 includes these proteins:
- the crcB gene encoding fluoride efflux transporter CrcB — protein sequence MIDILAVLIGGFIGAVARYGISSYLSRKMTTSFPWGILSVNLLGALVIGFVFPENGEVTKTAELLLITGVLGGFTTFSTFGIESIELLKKGSYLHLAIYMIVTVVGGMLLFSAGYLL from the coding sequence ATGATAGATATTTTGGCAGTACTGATTGGAGGGTTTATTGGTGCTGTGGCAAGGTATGGTATAAGTTCTTACCTATCCAGAAAAATGACTACCAGTTTTCCTTGGGGAATTTTGTCTGTTAATTTACTTGGTGCACTAGTCATTGGCTTTGTATTTCCCGAAAACGGTGAAGTTACGAAAACCGCTGAATTATTATTGATTACTGGTGTTCTAGGCGGATTTACTACTTTTTCTACGTTTGGTATAGAGTCTATTGAATTACTTAAAAAAGGGAGTTACCTGCATCTTGCTATCTATATGATAGTCACCGTTGTCGGGGGAATGCTGCTCTTTTCTGCAGGCTACCTACTTTAA
- a CDS encoding YkyB family protein — MKPTTGQREQTSPSDNTLAQAIFIVNKHAKTAPEPKALYELKRLTILKLLSEGKAKKLGLHFSDNPKFSAQQSDVIIQCGDYIFHLPPTRDDLKTLPHLGNRSSSVRNPKAVLSLSRAKLILQTYIGQAVETKMSNVNSGKPTQPSRRQQNQKYENTFLSSFLGKGYKSR; from the coding sequence ATGAAACCAACAACCGGGCAACGGGAGCAAACTTCCCCATCCGATAACACTCTTGCCCAAGCTATTTTTATTGTTAATAAACATGCTAAGACAGCACCTGAACCCAAAGCTTTATATGAATTAAAGCGCCTGACCATACTAAAATTATTAAGCGAGGGGAAAGCAAAAAAGTTAGGTCTTCACTTTTCTGATAACCCTAAGTTTTCTGCACAACAATCTGATGTAATTATCCAATGTGGTGATTATATCTTCCATCTTCCTCCTACCAGGGATGATTTAAAAACCCTTCCTCACCTCGGGAACCGCTCTTCATCCGTTCGAAACCCGAAAGCTGTATTATCCTTATCACGTGCGAAATTAATTTTGCAAACGTATATTGGACAGGCAGTCGAGACAAAAATGTCCAATGTGAATTCCGGCAAACCTACTCAACCATCACGCCGGCAGCAAAATCAAAAATACGAAAATACATTTCTTTCGTCATTTTTAGGAAAAGGATATAAATCACGTTAG
- a CDS encoding chemotaxis protein: protein MENRQGILLESGTNELEIVEFGIGSNKFGINVIKVKEIINPVPVTFVPHTHKNVEGLIELRGEVLPVVNVAEALGFPPSKNPSQDKFIVSEFNQQKIIFHVHTVTQIHRLSWNQIEKPSEMFQGLESQTTGVIRLNGEMLLLLDFEKIVVDINPDSGINSKQVKKLGKRERSNKRIVVAEDSPLLRQLLHDTLTEAGFENLEFFENGKDALNYLENLIEAGENAVSDVKLVITDVEMPQMDGHHLTKRIKEHKELAKVPIIIFSSLITEDLRHKGQLVGADAQVSKPEIAELILLIDELIL, encoded by the coding sequence ATGGAAAATAGACAAGGAATCCTGCTGGAAAGCGGGACCAATGAATTGGAAATTGTAGAGTTCGGAATTGGGTCAAATAAATTTGGGATTAATGTTATTAAAGTGAAGGAGATTATCAATCCTGTACCAGTTACCTTTGTCCCGCATACGCATAAAAATGTTGAAGGACTGATTGAGTTACGGGGAGAAGTGCTCCCAGTCGTTAATGTTGCTGAAGCACTAGGGTTTCCCCCTTCGAAGAACCCAAGTCAAGATAAGTTTATCGTTTCAGAATTTAATCAACAAAAAATAATTTTTCATGTTCATACAGTCACTCAGATTCACAGGCTTTCCTGGAACCAAATAGAAAAACCTTCTGAGATGTTTCAAGGGCTTGAAAGTCAGACGACCGGAGTCATTAGGTTGAATGGGGAAATGCTCTTACTGTTGGACTTCGAGAAAATAGTAGTGGATATTAATCCGGATTCAGGAATTAATAGTAAACAGGTAAAGAAGTTAGGGAAGAGGGAGCGGTCGAATAAACGAATCGTCGTCGCTGAGGATTCACCGCTTTTAAGGCAGCTTTTACATGACACATTAACAGAAGCGGGTTTTGAAAACCTCGAATTTTTTGAGAACGGTAAAGATGCTTTAAATTATTTGGAGAATTTGATTGAAGCTGGGGAAAATGCGGTTTCTGATGTAAAGTTGGTCATAACAGACGTTGAAATGCCTCAGATGGATGGACATCATTTGACCAAACGAATTAAAGAGCATAAAGAGTTAGCGAAAGTGCCTATCATTATTTTTTCTTCTTTAATCACGGAAGATCTTCGTCATAAAGGGCAGCTTGTGGGAGCAGACGCACAGGTTAGTAAGCCAGAAATTGCAGAATTGATTTTATTGATTGATGAACTTATTTTATAA
- a CDS encoding metallophosphoesterase has translation MGGHYYAHDIEPGWIDIKRITIKHKLIPEGFNGFKIVQFSDTHLGFQFQIKDLTSVITKMEKLNPDVMIFSGDLMDHPNEYPMPEEIIPYLKKIKTPFGKYCIYGNHDHGGNGSEIYRNIMEKSDFKVLQNAHSKLSLLSGEAIYLAGIDDAMLGRPDFKSTLSGIPDNVYTILLSHAPDLADTAVNYNVQLQLSGHSHGGQIQIPLAGALVTPPYAEKYTEGTYDIQNMVLHVNRGLGTTRLPYRFLSRPEITLYELQKE, from the coding sequence ATGGGGGGCCATTATTACGCCCATGATATCGAGCCTGGCTGGATCGATATCAAACGAATAACGATCAAGCACAAATTAATTCCTGAAGGCTTTAATGGTTTTAAAATCGTTCAATTTAGTGATACACATCTTGGATTTCAGTTTCAGATTAAAGATTTAACCTCTGTTATTACCAAAATGGAAAAGCTTAATCCTGATGTTATGATATTCAGCGGCGACCTCATGGATCACCCAAACGAATATCCCATGCCTGAAGAAATCATTCCTTATTTAAAGAAAATCAAAACACCTTTCGGTAAATATTGTATATATGGAAACCATGACCATGGTGGAAATGGTTCTGAAATTTATCGTAATATTATGGAGAAGTCTGATTTTAAAGTCCTTCAAAATGCCCATTCTAAACTATCACTTCTGAGTGGTGAAGCCATTTATTTAGCTGGTATTGACGACGCCATGCTTGGCCGACCAGATTTTAAGAGTACGCTGTCGGGAATTCCAGATAATGTGTATACTATTCTTTTATCTCATGCACCTGATTTAGCTGATACGGCTGTTAACTATAATGTTCAGCTGCAGCTCAGTGGTCACAGTCATGGGGGACAAATCCAGATTCCTTTAGCAGGGGCATTAGTTACTCCGCCTTATGCTGAAAAGTATACAGAAGGTACGTATGACATACAAAACATGGTTCTGCATGTCAACAGAGGCCTAGGCACAACTAGGCTGCCCTATCGTTTTCTTTCTCGACCTGAAATAACTTTATACGAATTGCAGAAAGAATAA
- a CDS encoding fluoride efflux transporter FluC has translation MKKYFFVGIGGALGSFLRYGVNVFIHMSVFPLATLCVNLIGTFTLGMLTGYFSKRKQPVPLFLGTGLCGGFTTMSTFTAESIQLLETSFWLSSLYISATLILGISFGLLGISISSKR, from the coding sequence CTGAAAAAGTATTTCTTTGTCGGAATTGGCGGTGCTTTAGGTTCTTTCCTACGTTATGGAGTAAATGTATTTATCCATATGTCAGTCTTTCCTTTAGCTACTTTATGTGTCAACCTTATCGGAACCTTTACCCTAGGGATGCTGACAGGGTACTTTTCAAAAAGAAAGCAGCCAGTGCCCTTGTTTCTAGGTACGGGTTTATGCGGTGGTTTTACGACAATGTCGACTTTCACAGCGGAATCGATACAGTTACTTGAAACGTCCTTTTGGCTATCAAGTTTGTATATCAGTGCTACTTTAATCCTAGGAATCAGTTTCGGTTTATTAGGGATTTCTATTTCTTCAAAAAGGTGA